One Pomacea canaliculata isolate SZHN2017 linkage group LG9, ASM307304v1, whole genome shotgun sequence DNA segment encodes these proteins:
- the LOC112572274 gene encoding uncharacterized protein LOC112572274 gives MSRGAEDSLLALLEAMLTLAAQDIGIRRPKPAIKPGGYPEEIFVDLTEEEKDNITCNICYQILKDAMQCENEHKFCHSCLFIWSTTGQYANRIRCPVCRGPGQYYRNKEVDDQVAQKKVRCHLESCRWVGPLLHFGTHKHTTYDAGLWAQEQDDEDEVDSSSVLELPYLGRAPPRLPHHSQSRFTGTGLTARLVPARTTIPMASAADEVNHNTVPHVTGALLSGSSPRTGAGNILFKDRRTGNTVSVPGLGSSNPPLRLTVRQRVHPIRPHGRVAISHTDDNNNQHAIPSITTTLGSIHRDGSDERRTPAGDVPHTPRPPSGPRPANSTLRRNLPVISSQRLRLTNMTSNRSSDWLSSSSERDSREGAGDGEVAAPDFFNAAAEQRFGLGENLTQIRDRLQESRQRLNLLMSTFSGELERSRQEMADFQIERERQRREQLSEVRELGRRLGQVASELRRLLDQRHSNQHDSSDE, from the exons ATGTCTAGGGGTGCAGAAGATAGTCTTCTGGCCCTTTTGGAGGCTATGTTGACTCTTGCAGCACAGGACATTGGCATACGGCGACCTAAACCAGCAATCAAACCAGGAGGCTATCCAGAAGAAATCTTTGTAGACCTcacagaggaagagaaggacaATATAACATGCAATATCTG TTACCAGATTCTGAAAGATGCCATGCAGTGTGAGAATGAACATAAGTTCTGCCACTCTTGTCTTTTCATTTGGTCGACGACTGGCCAGTATGCAAATCGTATCCGCTGTCCAGTGTGCCGTGGGCCAGGTCAGTATTATCGCAACAAGGAGGTAGATGACCAGGTGGCCCAAAAAAAGGTTCGCTGTCACTTAGAATCATGCAGATGGGTTGGGCCTCTCCTCCACTTTGgtacacacaagcatacaaCATATGATGCTGGACTCTGGGCTCAGGAGCAGGATGATGAAGACGAGGTAGACTCCTCCAGTGTCCTTGAGCTGCCATACCTTGGGAGGGCACCACCCCGCCTACCACATCACAGTCAATCTCGCTTCACAGGTACAGGGCTTACGGCCAGGTTGGTCCCTGCCAGAACCACCATTCCTATGGCCTCAGCTGCTGATGAAGTAAACCATAACACAGTACCACATGTCACTGGTGCACTTCTGAGTGGCAGCAGCCCAAGGACAGGTGCGGGCAACATACTTTTTAAAGACAGACGAACTGGTAACACTGTTTCAGTCCCAGGTTTAGGTAGCTCTAACCCTCCTCTGCGTTTGACAGTTCGCCAGCGTGTCCACCCAATCAGACCGCACGGTCGTGTAGCTATATCCCACacagatgacaacaacaaccagcATGCCATCCCATCCATCACAACCACATTAGGATCAATTCATCGTGATGGATCAGATGAAAGAAGAACACCAGCTGGAGATGTACCACACACTCCAAGACCTCCCTCAGGCCCTCGGCCAGCCAATTCCACTCTGAGGCGCAACTTACCAGTCATTTCATCCCAGCGCTTACGCCTGACTAACATGACCAGCAACAGAAGCAGTGACTGGCTCTCATCATCCTCAGAACGTGACAGTAGGGAGGGAGCAGGGGATGGAGAGGTTGCAGCACCTGACTTCTTCAATGCTGCTGCCGAGCAACGCTTTGGGCTTGGAGAAAACCTCACACAGATCCGAGACAGGCTCCAGGAGAGCCGCCAAAGGCTGAACTTGCTCATGAGCACTTTCAGTGGAGAGCTGGAGAGATCACGACAAGAAATGGCCGACTTCCAGATTGAAAGGGAGCGACAGCGCAGAGAGCAGTTGTCAGAGGTCCGGGAGCTTGGGCGTCGCCTGGGGCAAGTTGCCAGTGAGCTGCGAAGGCTGCTTGATCAACGTCATTCAAACCAGCATGACAGCTCTGATGAGTGA